DNA sequence from the Tepidibacillus fermentans genome:
TTGAAAACCAAACCATTTTCCTGTTCTCCCAATTCCTGTCTGTACCTCATCAATCATTAGCAAAATATCATGATCTCTTGCTAATTTTTCTACTTCAGCCAACCAATCGGGTTCAGCAGGATGGATTCCTCCTTCGCCCTGGATCACTTCCAATAAAATTGCTGCTGTATGATCAGAAATCGTTTGCTCAAGTTGTTTGATATCTTCATAGGGGATCGAAACAAACCCTTCTGGTAACGGCCCGAAACCTTCCTTTACTTTTGCTTGCCCTGTAGCAGTTAATGTGGCTAATGTTCTGCCATGAAAAGATTGGTTAAAGGTGATAATTTGATATCGATTTCTCTTTTTCACCAATTGCTGGTATCTGCGGGCTAATTTTATCGCAGCTTCATTCGCTTCCGCCCCACTATTGGCAAAAAAAACAAGATCCATTCCACTAATTTCTGCTAATTTATTTGCCAATTGGATCTGTGGTTCGATTTCAAATAGATTGGAAGTATGCCAAATCATTTCCAGTTGTTCCATCACTTTTTGTTTTACTTCTTGAGGAACATGACCCAGCTGCAGGACGCCAATTCCAGAGGTGAAATCCAGATACGCATGCCCTTTTTCATCCCAAAGCCAACTCCCCTCACCTTTTACAGGATGAATCAATCCCTTTGGATACGTCGGAAAAAGTTGATTCATAAAACCACCTCGGCTTTGCAAATTCTTGTTCCGATTTGATCACCATCAAGAACTTTGGATAATACCCCTTGCATTCGCCCGTCAACTACATAAACTTCTTCGATTCCTGTCTCAAGGCAATGCAGTGCAGCCTGTACTTTGGGGATCATTCCTTTGGAGATCTCACCTTCTGCAATTAAACGTTCGACACCTTGAGGATCCAACTGATGAATAATTTTCTTCTCCCCTTTTTCCATTTGATAGATTCCTGGGGTATCTGAAATCATCACTAATTTTTTCGCTTGTAGATGCACAGCCAATGCTTGTGCTACCATGTCCGCATTGATGTTGAACACTTGACCATACCGATCAATACCAAGAGGACTGATCACCGGAATAATTTTTTGTGTCTGAAAAATGGATAACCAAGGGAATGATATACTCTTTACTTTCCCTACATATCCAAGGGAAGGATCAAGACATTCTGCTTGAATGATCCCATGATCAATTCCACTTAGTCCTACTGCATTCCCGCCAACCGCTTGAATCTTCCGAACGATTTCTTTGTTTTCCTTTCCGTTTAACACCATTTCTACCACTTGTAACGTTTCTTTATCTGTTACTCTTAATCCATTGACAAAAGAGGATTGGATTCCCAATTGTTCCAGCATCATCGTAATCGAAGGACCTCCACCATGAACAATCACTGGAAACCAACCATCATCCATCATCTCAATCATTTCCCGATAGAATCGATCTGTTAATTCGTTTAAGACACTTCCGCCGATTTTTAGTAAAACTAGTTTTTTATCGTTCTTTACAGTCTCTTTATGTGCGATACGATGCATTGATCCGAACGTATTCATAGGTTAAATCACACCCCCAAGCTTCAGCAGAACAATTCCCTAGATGAAGATCGACATGAATCTTTACTTCATCTTGGCTTAGCGCCTCAGAAACTTTTTCTTCACTATAAAATGTTTTTAGCCCGTGTTTAAGAACCGTGATCGGACCAATTGTAATATCAATCAATTGCGGATCGACTTGATAACCACTATTTCCAATCGCCATAATAATTCGTCCCCAGTTTCCATCTGCACCATATATCGCTGTTTTGACTAAATTACTGCCGACGATTTTTTTTGCAATGGCCTTGGCCATCATTGGTGAAGTGGCACCATGAACCTCTACAGAGACCAGTTTGGTTGCCCCCTCCCCATCTTTTGCAATCCATTTGGCCAGTTGTTTTGCTACATAGGTAAATCCTTGATAAAAAACTTCCCAGTCGGGATGATATTCATCAAGAGGAGTATTCTCTGCTAAACCGTTAGCCATGGTTAACACCATATCATTGGTCGAAGTATCGCCATCTACCGTAATCATATTAAATGACTGGTCTGTAACATCTCGTAATAGCTTTTGTAACACATCTGGATGGATATTTGCATCAGTTGTGATGAAAGCTAACATCGTAGCCATATTTGGATGGATCATTCCCGATCCCTTGGCTGTACCACCAATGATTACTTTCTTTCCTTCAACGCTTATTTCGATGGCGATCGATTTCACAAATGTATCTGTCGTTAAAATCGCTTCTCCAAAATCCCAACCATTATCACTGGAAAGAGATTCAGGTAGTTTCGCGATTCCTGCAGTAATTCGTTCAATTGGCAATCGTTCACCAATCACTCCTGTCGAAGAAACAGCAACATTCATTGGCGAAAGATTAAAAGTTTTGGCTACTGCATCTCTCATCTCGTATGCATCCCATAATCCTTGTTCGGCAGTAAAAGCATTCGCATTGCCACTATTCACAACCACAGCTTGCAAATAAGGCGAATCCGCTAACGATTCCTTGGTCACTTGGAGTGGAGCCGCTTGAAAAATATTCATTGTATATACAGCAGCGCTTGCTGCAGGAACATCGGAAATGATTATGCCTAGGTCTTTCTTTTTCTTACGAATTCCACAATGAATTCCGCCCGCCTTGAACCCTTTTGGTGAAGAGATACTCCCATTTGGGATGATCTTGATTTTTTCTTGTTCAATTTGGTTCATCATCTTTCACACCTTCTTATGGATAAATTGGGATTTGGGTAAGTCCCAAGGTTTGATCCCAACCCATCATTAAATTTAAATTTTGAACAGCCTGACCAGCCGCACCCTTCATCAGATTATCAATTGCTGAAAAGAGAATTACTCTACCAGTACGCTGGTCCACATAATAGCCAATATCACAAAAATTAGAGCCATAAACTTGCTTGGTTTCGGGATACTCCCCTTGTGGACGAATTCGAATAAATGGCTGATTCTGATAATCCTCTCGATATAACTGGGCTACAATTTCATCCGTCATACGGTCTTCTAGATCTAAATAAATCGTCGATAAAATTCCCCGTGTTATTGGTAAGAGGTGAGTCATCATTTGCACCGTTTCTTTTTTTCCACTAAGTTTCGTAAGAACTTGTTCAATTTCCGGGATATGTTGGTGTTTTCCCACTTTATAGACTTTAAAATTATCATTCACTTCCGAGAAATGAGTATTGCGGGAAAGCCCTCGCCCAGCGCCTGATACACCTGATTTAGCATCGATGATTACTGAACGAATAGGAATTTGCCTTCGATAGAAAGGG
Encoded proteins:
- a CDS encoding acetylornithine transaminase, with the translated sequence MNQLFPTYPKGLIHPVKGEGSWLWDEKGHAYLDFTSGIGVLQLGHVPQEVKQKVMEQLEMIWHTSNLFEIEPQIQLANKLAEISGMDLVFFANSGAEANEAAIKLARRYQQLVKKRNRYQIITFNQSFHGRTLATLTATGQAKVKEGFGPLPEGFVSIPYEDIKQLEQTISDHTAAILLEVIQGEGGIHPAEPDWLAEVEKLARDHDILLMIDEVQTGIGRTGKWFGFQHYPIQPDIITIAKGLGSGFPIGAMAAKAELREGFTLGSHGSTFGGNFLVTTAGLATLEAIEKHNLLEHVNVMGDYLRHQLQREIGDFPQLKEIRGKGLMIGIEWEIPVADLIRIAKDQGLLLLTAGPNVLRLLPPLNVSKEEIDQAIDILKRSIDRWLENEKKSSI
- the argB gene encoding acetylglutamate kinase; the encoded protein is MNTFGSMHRIAHKETVKNDKKLVLLKIGGSVLNELTDRFYREMIEMMDDGWFPVIVHGGGPSITMMLEQLGIQSSFVNGLRVTDKETLQVVEMVLNGKENKEIVRKIQAVGGNAVGLSGIDHGIIQAECLDPSLGYVGKVKSISFPWLSIFQTQKIIPVISPLGIDRYGQVFNINADMVAQALAVHLQAKKLVMISDTPGIYQMEKGEKKIIHQLDPQGVERLIAEGEISKGMIPKVQAALHCLETGIEEVYVVDGRMQGVLSKVLDGDQIGTRICKAEVVL
- the argJ gene encoding bifunctional ornithine acetyltransferase/N-acetylglutamate synthase, whose protein sequence is MMNQIEQEKIKIIPNGSISSPKGFKAGGIHCGIRKKKKDLGIIISDVPAASAAVYTMNIFQAAPLQVTKESLADSPYLQAVVVNSGNANAFTAEQGLWDAYEMRDAVAKTFNLSPMNVAVSSTGVIGERLPIERITAGIAKLPESLSSDNGWDFGEAILTTDTFVKSIAIEISVEGKKVIIGGTAKGSGMIHPNMATMLAFITTDANIHPDVLQKLLRDVTDQSFNMITVDGDTSTNDMVLTMANGLAENTPLDEYHPDWEVFYQGFTYVAKQLAKWIAKDGEGATKLVSVEVHGATSPMMAKAIAKKIVGSNLVKTAIYGADGNWGRIIMAIGNSGYQVDPQLIDITIGPITVLKHGLKTFYSEEKVSEALSQDEVKIHVDLHLGNCSAEAWGCDLTYEYVRINASYRT
- the argC gene encoding N-acetyl-gamma-glutamyl-phosphate reductase, whose amino-acid sequence is MVLNVVIVGASGYSGVELIRILLQHPNVTIRHLFIHTQEQEKLDELYPHFRSFINIPIRSVSQLADEKIAELKETSELVFLATPSGVSKDLAPKFLNAGFKVIDLSGDFRLKDPVLYEEWYKKDAAEPRFLERSVYGLSEVFPNQIKEGCFIANPGCYATSILLALAPFYRRQIPIRSVIIDAKSGVSGAGRGLSRNTHFSEVNDNFKVYKVGKHQHIPEIEQVLTKLSGKKETVQMMTHLLPITRGILSTIYLDLEDRMTDEIVAQLYREDYQNQPFIRIRPQGEYPETKQVYGSNFCDIGYYVDQRTGRVILFSAIDNLMKGAAGQAVQNLNLMMGWDQTLGLTQIPIYP